One Hordeum vulgare subsp. vulgare chromosome 4H, MorexV3_pseudomolecules_assembly, whole genome shotgun sequence DNA window includes the following coding sequences:
- the LOC123447779 gene encoding subtilisin-like protease SBT1.7 yields MLMRRLLLLVVVALAVAAAAPAEGVTEQRATYIVHMAKSAMPAEYADHGEWYGASLRSVSAGGAPAAKMLYAYDTVLHGFSARLTEQEASDMAGMEGVLAVNPETRYELHTTRTPEFLGLAGNEGLFPQSGTAGDVVVGVLDTGVWPESKSYDDAGLGEVPSSWKGTCMAGADFNSSACNRKLIGARFFNRGYEAAMGPMDTSRESRSPRDDDGHGTHTSSTAAGAAVADADLFGFASGTARGMAPKARVAVYKVCWLGGCFSSDILAGMDAAVADGCGVLSLSLGGGSADYARDSVAIGAFAAMEQNVLVSCSAGNAGPGSSTLSNVAPWITTVGAGTLDRDFPAYVLLGNGKNYTGVSLYAGKAPPTTPTPLIYAGNASNSTSGNLCMPGTLSPEKVQGKIVVCDRGISARVQKGFVVRDAGGAGMVLANTAANGQELVADAHLLPAAGVGEKEGSAIKSYIASAAKPTATIVIAGTQVNVRPSPLVAAFSSRGPNMITPEILKPDIIGPGVNILAAWTGKAGPTGLAADTRRVSFNIISGTSMSCPHVSGLAALLRSAHPEWSPAAVRSALMTTAYSTYTGGAGSPILDAATGAAATPFDYGAGHVDPTRAVEPGLVYDLGTGDYVDFLCALKYTPNMIAALARSKAYGCAANKTYSVSNLNYPSFSVAYSTANGEAGDSGATTVTHTRTLTNVGAAGTYKVDASVSMSGVTVDVKPTELEFTAIGEKKSYTVSFTAAKSQPSGTAGFGRLVWSDGKHTVASPIALTWT; encoded by the coding sequence ATGCTGATGAggcggctgctgctgctggtggtggtggcgctcgccgtggcggcggcggccccGGCGGAGGGGGTGACGGAGCAGCGCGCCACGTACATAGTCCACATGGCTAAGTCTGCCATGCCGGCCGAGTACGCCGACCACGGCGAGTGGTACGGCGCCTCGCTGCGCTCGGTGTCTGCCGGTGGCGCCCCCGCTGCCAAGATGCTGTACGCCTACGACACCGTCCTGCACGGCTTCTCGGCGCGGCTCACTGAGCAAGAGGCGAGTGACATGGCCGGCATGGAGGGTGTCCTGGCCGTGAACCCCGAGACGCGGTACGAGCTGCACACCACGCGGACGCCGGAGTTCTTGGGGCTCGCCGGGAACGAGGGCCTGTTCCCGCAGTCTGGTACGGCGGGCGACGTCGTCGTCGGGGTGCTCGACACTGGCGTGTGGCCTGAGAGCAAGAGCTACGACGACGCGGGGCTCGGCGAGGTGCCGTCGTCGTGGAAGGGCACGTGCATGGCCGGCGCCGACTTCAACTCCTCGGCCTGCAACCGGAAGCTCATCGGCGCGCGGTTCTTCAACCGGGGATACGAGGCGGCGATGGGGCCCATGGACACGAGCAGGGAGTCGCGCTCCCCGCGCGACGACGACGGGCACGGGACGCACACGTCATCCACCGCCGCCGGCGCGGCTGTCGCCGACGCTGACCTGTTCGGGTTTGCGTCGGGCACGGCGCGCGGCATGGCGCCCAAGGCGCGCGTGGCCGTGTACAAGGTGTGCTGGCTTGGCGGCTGCTTCAGCTCCGACATCCTCGCCGGCATGGACGCCGCCGTCGCCGACGGCTGCGGCGTGCTCTCGCTCTCGCTCGGCGGCGGCTCCGCCGACTACGCGCGCGACAGCGTCGCCATCGGCGCGTTCGCCGCGATGGAGCAGAACGTCCTGGTGTCGTGCTCCGCCGGGAACGCCGGGCCCGGGAGCTCGACGCTCTCCAACGTGGCGCCTTGGATCACCACCGTGGGCGCGGGCACCCTCGACCGCGACTTCCCGGCGTACGTCCTCCTCGGGAACGGCAAGAACTACACCGGCGTGTCCCTCTACGCCGGGAAGGCTCCCCCGACCACCCCGACCCCCCTCATCTACGCGGGTAACGCCTCCAACTCCACCAGCGGCAACCTATGCATGCCAGGGACCCTCTCGCCGGAGAAGGTGCAAGGGAAGATCGTGGTCTGCGACCGCGGCATCAGCGCGCGTGTCCAGAAGGGCTTCGTTGTGCGcgacgctggaggagccggcatgGTGCTCGCCAACACCGCCGCCAATGGgcaggagctcgtcgccgacgcccacctcctccccgcggccggcGTGGGTGAAAAGGAAGGTTCCGCGATAAAGTCTTACATAGCATCGGCAGCCAAGCCCACGGCAACGATTGTGATCGCCGGGACACAGGTGAACGTGCGCCCCTCACCGTTGGTGGCAGCGTTCTCGTCGCGCGGGCCAAACATGATCACGCCGGAGATCCTCAAGCCGGACATCATCGGGCCGGGGGTCAACATCCTGGCGGCGTGGACGGGCAAGGCGGGGCCGACGGGTCTCGCCGCAGACACGCGCCGCGTCAGCTTCAACATCATCTCCGGCACATCCATGTCGTGCCCGCACGTGAGCGGCCTCGCGGCGCTGCTCCGGAGCGCGCACCCGGAGTGGAGCCCCGCCGCCGTGCGCTCGGCGCTCATGACGACCGCCTACTCCACGTACACCGGCGGGGCCGGGTCGCCCATCCTCGACGCGGCGACCGGCGCGGCCGCCACGCCGTTCGACTACGGCGCCGGGCACGTGGACCCGACGCGCGCGGTGGAGCCGGGGCTCGTCTACGACCTCGGCACCGGCGACTACGTGGACTTCCTGTGCGCGCTCAAGTACACGCCTAACATGATCGCCGCGCTGGCGCGGAGCAAGGCCTACGGGTGCGCCGCGAACAAGACCTACTCCGTCTCCAACCTCAACTACCCGTCCTTTTCCGTGGCATACTCCACGGCGAACGGCGAGGCCGGGGACTCCGGCGCCACCACGGTGACGCACACGCGCACGCTCACCAACGTGGGCGCGGCGGGCACGTACAAGGTGGACGCCTCGGTGTCCATGTCCGGGGTGACCGTCGACGTGAAGCCGACGGAGCTGGAGTTCACGGCGATCGGCGAGAAGAAGAGCTACACGGTGAGCTTCACGGCGGCCAAGTCGCAGCCGTCGGGCACCGCCGGGTTCGGCCGGCTGGTGTGGTCGGACGGTAAGCACACCGTGGCGAGTCCGATAGCGTTAACTTGGACATGA